The following coding sequences are from one Elusimicrobiota bacterium window:
- a CDS encoding prepilin peptidase, translated as MDPAPLVAALFGSLYGSFLNVVIHRLPREESVASPRSRCPHCGKPIRWQDNLPVVSWLLLRGKGRCCRKPISVRYPLVEAATALLAGGLWLKWGASPVFAGAAVVACGVLLAAALIDWDTFLIPDELSVGLALAGLLVSPFNPYLDAGAFGAWWLAPWWSARGAALGFLLGWAVAAAGEAIFKKEAFGGGDVKLLAGIGAWTGITGAFDALMIGSLLGSAYGLALLRSGKASRSDAIPFGPFLAAAAAFNFFKLLPLGWPFTF; from the coding sequence GTGGATCCCGCTCCTCTCGTCGCCGCCCTGTTCGGCTCCCTGTACGGGAGCTTCCTGAACGTCGTCATCCACCGCCTGCCCCGCGAGGAGTCCGTGGCGTCCCCGCGCTCGCGCTGCCCGCATTGCGGCAAGCCGATCCGCTGGCAGGACAACCTGCCCGTGGTCTCCTGGCTCCTCCTGCGCGGCAAGGGGCGCTGCTGCCGCAAGCCGATCTCGGTCCGCTATCCGCTGGTCGAGGCCGCGACGGCCCTGCTCGCCGGTGGCCTGTGGCTCAAGTGGGGCGCCTCGCCCGTGTTCGCGGGCGCGGCCGTGGTCGCCTGCGGGGTCCTGCTCGCCGCCGCGCTCATCGACTGGGACACCTTCCTGATCCCGGACGAGCTGTCCGTCGGCCTGGCCCTGGCGGGCCTGCTGGTCTCCCCGTTCAACCCCTATCTCGACGCGGGCGCGTTCGGCGCCTGGTGGCTGGCCCCGTGGTGGAGCGCGCGCGGGGCCGCGCTCGGCTTCCTGCTGGGCTGGGCGGTCGCGGCCGCCGGCGAGGCGATCTTCAAGAAGGAGGCCTTCGGCGGCGGGGACGTGAAGCTGCTGGCGGGCATCGGGGCGTGGACGGGGATCACCGGCGCGTTCGACGCGCTGATGATCGGGTCCTTGCTCGGCTCGGCGTACGGCCTGGCGCTGCTGCGCTCCGGCAAGGCGAGCCGCTCCGACGCGATCCCTTTCGGCCCCTTCCTGGCGGCGGCCGCGGCGTTCAACTTCTTCAAGCTCCTGCCCCTGGGCTGGCCCTTCACCTTCTGA